GCTGATCGAGATCCCCATGGTCGGCCGGATCACCCGCAGCGCCACACGCGAGGAGTTGGAGGCGCTGCGCCCGGCCGCCGAGGAGATCGTGCGGGCGGCCCGCGCCCACGACCTCATCGGCTACCTGGAGGCCGACCGGCAGTTCCACCTCTCGCTCCTGGCGCTCTCCGGCAACGACCGCCTGGTCGAAACCGTCGGCGACCTGCGCAAGCGCTCACGGCTCTACGGGCTCACCGCCCTGGACGAGCGCGGCGAACTGATCCCCTCGGCCGAGGAACACCTGGAGCTGCTCGACCTGATGCTCGCCGGCGACGCCAAGCGGGCGGAGAGGTGCATGGCCGAGCACCTGGGCCATGTCCGCTCCCTGTGGGCCGGCGGCGGCAGCAGCTCCTCCTCGGCCGGCGGCAAGGGAGCGGCGCGGCGTACCGGGAAGCGGTCCGGCTGAGGTTCTGAGGCGTCGAGGCGGGGCGGGCTCCCATAACGCCGCGCTATGCCCAAGTAAGAGCTCCTCGGAAGCAGACGGCTGAGGCACGCTGACGTACGCGCCCGTATGCAATGTCACACCTCATCGATGGCTCCCGACCCGCAACCTCTCGCTCGCCGTGCCTTGCCATGCCTCGCCGTGCCTCGCTGTGAAAGGGCCCCATGAACCCCGCGTACGCCACTACCGACCACGTCTTCACCGTCCCGCTGGACCACCGCCGTCCCGACGGCCCGACCCTCCAGGTCTTCGCGCGCGAGGTCGTCGACCCGGCTCACGCCGATGACCAACTGCCCTGGCTGCTCTACTTGCAGGGCGGCCCAGGCGGCAAGGCGCCCCGCCCTTCGGCCGGTTCGCCGGGATGGCTGCCCCACGCGCTGAAGACCCACCGGGTATTGCTCCTCGACCAGCGCGGTACCGGACGCTCCACCCCGCTCACCGCGCGCATGGCCTCCCGGTTCGCCTCCGCCTCCCAACTGGCCGCATATCTGGCCCACTTCCGCGCCGACGCGATCGTGGCCGACGCAGAACTGATACGCCGGCAACTGGGGAACGACGAACCCTGGGAGACACTCGGCCAGAGCTACGGCGGCTTCATCACCCTCACTTATCTCTCCCTGGCCCCCGACGGCCTGCGGGCCTGCTACGTCACCGGCGGCCTGCCCGGACTCACCGCGACCGCCGACGACGTGTACGCCCGCACCTACCCCCGTGTACGTGACCGGGTCCTCGACTTCTACGCCCGCTACCCCGACGACGTCCCTCGCCTCCGCAAGATCGCCGACCATCTCACATCCAATGACATCCGCCTGCCCGGCGGCGACCGCCTCACCGCCCGCCGTCTGCGCACCCTCGGCCTCGCCCTCGGCATGGGCGACGGCTTCGAGCGCATCCACTGGCTGCTCGACGAATCCCTGGACAGTGACGGCGAGTTGACCGACACCTTCCGTCATCAGGTCGAGTCCCTGACCGGCTTCACCGACAACCCGCTGTTCGCCGTCATGCAGGAGACCCTGTACGGGCAGGGGGCCGGGCCGACCGGCTGGGCGGCCGCCCGGGCCCGCACCGCCTTCCCCGAGTTCGCCGAGGAGGCAGACCCCCTCCTCTTCACCGGGGAAATGATCTACCCCTGGATGTTCCGGGAGATCGCGGGCCTGCGCCCCTTCGCGGACGCCGCGGACCTTCTGTCCCAGCGCACCGACTGGCCCCCGCTCTACGACCTCCAACGACTCGCCGCCAACCAGGTCCCCGTCGCCGCGGCCGTCTACCACGACGACATGTACGTCGACGCGGAACTCTCCCTGCGCACCGCTCGCGAGGTCGGCGCCACCCACGTCTGGGTCACCAACGAGTGGGAGCACGACGGCATCACCGCCTCGAACGGCCGCGTCCTCGCCCGTTTGATGGACCTGGCCGCAGGCCGCGCGTGAGCCGAACGCCCTCCGCCCCCGCCCCCAGCCGTCCCCTCCGATCCGACGGGAGTGACATGCCCGGCCTGTCCGTCTCACCGAGCCGTCTGCGCCGTTGCGTGGCGGCCCTCACCCTCGCCTCGTGTCTCGCCGCCCCCACGACGGTGAACGCGGCCTCCTCGCCTTCAGCCCACCGGCCCCCGTCTCCCGCCGCCGCTTGCGCGCTGCCCGGAAAGACGGGCTGGACCGACGAAGGCCACGACACCGGCCGCGTCCAGTTCCAGCCCACCACCGGAACCCGGCGCGTCCTGACGCTGTTCGTGGACTTCCCCGACGCCCATGCCACCGGCTCCACGAAGGAGTACTCAGCTCAACTCGCCCCGGCCGCCGACTGGATGCGCACCGCCAGCTATGGCCGCACCCGCCTCGCCCTCACCTCCCTGCACCGCTGGGTCCGCATGCCGGCGGCTTCGGACACGTACGGCTTCGAGCGCGGCCTCACTTTCGAGGCACACGAGAAGTACGTACGCGACGCAATCACCGCCGCCGACCCGTACGCGGACTTCTCCCGCTACGACATGGTCTACGTCGTCCCCACCAGGACGGCGTCCGCGATCTCCTTCTCCCCGACCTACCTCTACGACCCCACCACGTCCGGGGTGACCGCCGACGGCACCCGCATCAAGTGGGCCGTCACCTTCGGCCAGGACCTGTGGCGCTGGGGCCCCAAGGTCGCCGCCCACGAGACCGGCCACACCTTCGGTC
This Streptomyces decoyicus DNA region includes the following protein-coding sequences:
- a CDS encoding GntR family transcriptional regulator produces the protein MGHLKHRDLNVGRERLRDQVSNALRAALISGELRPGEVYSAPALAEDFGISATPVREAMLDLVREGLAEPVRNKGFRITEVSERDLDQYTEIRGLIEIPMVGRITRSATREELEALRPAAEEIVRAARAHDLIGYLEADRQFHLSLLALSGNDRLVETVGDLRKRSRLYGLTALDERGELIPSAEEHLELLDLMLAGDAKRAERCMAEHLGHVRSLWAGGGSSSSSAGGKGAARRTGKRSG
- a CDS encoding alpha/beta fold hydrolase; protein product: MNPAYATTDHVFTVPLDHRRPDGPTLQVFAREVVDPAHADDQLPWLLYLQGGPGGKAPRPSAGSPGWLPHALKTHRVLLLDQRGTGRSTPLTARMASRFASASQLAAYLAHFRADAIVADAELIRRQLGNDEPWETLGQSYGGFITLTYLSLAPDGLRACYVTGGLPGLTATADDVYARTYPRVRDRVLDFYARYPDDVPRLRKIADHLTSNDIRLPGGDRLTARRLRTLGLALGMGDGFERIHWLLDESLDSDGELTDTFRHQVESLTGFTDNPLFAVMQETLYGQGAGPTGWAAARARTAFPEFAEEADPLLFTGEMIYPWMFREIAGLRPFADAADLLSQRTDWPPLYDLQRLAANQVPVAAAVYHDDMYVDAELSLRTAREVGATHVWVTNEWEHDGITASNGRVLARLMDLAAGRA
- a CDS encoding M6 family metalloprotease domain-containing protein, which encodes MSVSPSRLRRCVAALTLASCLAAPTTVNAASSPSAHRPPSPAAACALPGKTGWTDEGHDTGRVQFQPTTGTRRVLTLFVDFPDAHATGSTKEYSAQLAPAADWMRTASYGRTRLALTSLHRWVRMPAASDTYGFERGLTFEAHEKYVRDAITAADPYADFSRYDMVYVVPTRTASAISFSPTYLYDPTTSGVTADGTRIKWAVTFGQDLWRWGPKVAAHETGHTFGLPDLYSFTGPTHQYVGGWDVMGNIAGPTPQYLGWHSWKLGWTRDAQVTCLAVPGRRTVRLTPVERRHGTKIAVLRTSETTAYVAESRRAEGNDRDACSVGVLIYKVNSATPTGEGPVRVMNGNPAATPPTGCTGLDLAAYRPGQTFTDPDSGVRIDVLASDGRGDVVRLGVS